The following coding sequences lie in one Caproicibacterium argilliputei genomic window:
- a CDS encoding transglutaminase-like domain-containing protein: MKYKKTVHLHPEKPLVTTAPEKPLSRILLDCVLAVLLLCGLLNCLVKMYGLPIAERLPLLFASGLCVLLQLSLHWRRGGFPVRLTLGVVWGVALIRNLPAVVTGALLLINCSLNTLTAASHGQFDFGYLAVSTAPGYTDAFCIQLCFLLLAALLAAVLAAAVHCRFALLCTLLVLALLTPALSMTVSPPTLGIVLLTGACAALFALGRRPRQFATLPAGSRRGWLALPAALLVAGILNGMLSPALYTRPQQLETLRSAFENAIGNLSPQHAHGGLANAVSRVDMRNTASVSFSGKTMLRVTTKAKEAQYLKTFCGTNYQDSTWSLSDGKAYESFLNSSTLKGNPYLQNNVQALMSLYEGLKRTKYGLSPQADSQITIENVAANSRCVYLPYGLSSLPEGARYQNDLNARFFNLFSKNVYTIPFYSCSDERDPGSYNTAGEVPSYSAGSWPVLSPGFLSNLIFTGKEGASFYPEDLSLNGENFLFAWKNISTLTSLQREVMKLYSAQMAYSSCAFQSGSQYTYTDSSGAGYLLTQQDVSLILQEITNRSDKLNALFRGLDRKTFLSRLQTFPTMSLKQFYTQPLCPLTRKDGKVVQDTSNPVSLKSINSDVGNFLEYEFQYRKAVYSENTQVPDSLRPKLVTWLKARGLNPDSTASLGSDQEYSAVSVVVNHVMQALSSSCQYTLSPGAPPAGMDFVDYFLNQNHYGYCVHFASAAVLLLRTLGIPARYAEGYYISGSQLNGRGETIDVTDNQAHAWVEVYSPGRGWIPFEATPGFTTLSTQDNLASYATPSHSAQASTASSSQASSSAASSQNSSESTAVSHQSAAAVSGATTESPADSSDTDLLFPLVCMAALLAAVLLLRHAWNLTRRRKAFSQMDTKAAGAAVYAYLQSLSAYGVPVSDEAHRLGEKALFSRSGLTPAEMQRLRTLADDAAQQVLAKHGVWGRFALRWLENIVPAVTGKGKHPPAKP; encoded by the coding sequence ATGAAATACAAAAAAACAGTGCACCTGCATCCGGAAAAGCCGCTGGTCACCACCGCACCGGAAAAACCGCTTTCCCGCATTCTGCTGGACTGTGTGCTGGCGGTGCTGCTGCTCTGCGGCCTGCTGAACTGCCTTGTAAAAATGTACGGTCTGCCGATTGCAGAGCGCCTGCCGCTGCTGTTTGCAAGTGGGCTCTGCGTGCTGCTGCAATTGAGCCTGCACTGGCGGCGGGGCGGTTTTCCGGTTCGGCTCACACTGGGCGTCGTCTGGGGCGTGGCGCTCATCCGAAACCTGCCGGCTGTGGTAACCGGTGCACTGCTGCTGATTAACTGCAGCCTTAACACACTGACAGCCGCTTCACACGGTCAGTTTGACTTCGGCTATTTGGCAGTCAGCACCGCGCCGGGGTACACAGATGCTTTCTGCATCCAGCTGTGCTTTCTGCTGCTGGCTGCCCTGTTGGCAGCCGTGTTGGCTGCGGCGGTACACTGCCGTTTTGCGCTGCTCTGCACATTGCTTGTCCTGGCACTGCTGACACCGGCGCTTTCCATGACCGTTTCGCCGCCGACATTGGGCATTGTCCTTTTAACCGGTGCGTGTGCGGCACTGTTTGCCCTTGGCCGCCGACCGCGGCAGTTTGCCACCCTGCCCGCCGGTTCCCGCCGCGGATGGCTTGCGCTGCCGGCGGCGCTGCTGGTTGCGGGCATCCTGAACGGTATGCTTTCTCCGGCGCTTTACACACGCCCGCAGCAACTGGAAACCCTGCGCAGTGCCTTTGAAAACGCCATTGGCAACCTTTCCCCTCAGCACGCTCACGGCGGGCTTGCCAATGCCGTAAGCCGCGTGGATATGCGTAACACTGCCTCGGTTTCCTTTTCCGGAAAAACCATGCTGCGCGTAACCACCAAGGCAAAAGAGGCACAGTACTTAAAAACCTTTTGCGGAACCAATTATCAGGACAGCACCTGGTCGCTGTCTGACGGAAAAGCCTACGAAAGCTTTCTGAACAGCAGCACACTGAAAGGCAACCCCTACCTGCAGAACAACGTGCAGGCGCTGATGTCGCTTTATGAAGGACTAAAGCGTACCAAATACGGACTTTCACCGCAGGCGGACTCTCAAATCACCATTGAAAATGTAGCTGCCAATTCCCGCTGCGTCTACCTGCCTTACGGCCTTTCTTCTCTGCCGGAAGGTGCAAGGTACCAAAATGATTTGAATGCACGTTTTTTCAATCTGTTCAGCAAAAATGTCTATACCATTCCGTTCTACAGTTGTTCCGATGAGCGCGACCCCGGTTCTTACAACACTGCCGGTGAAGTACCCTCCTACTCTGCCGGCAGCTGGCCGGTACTTTCTCCGGGATTCCTCTCCAATCTGATCTTTACCGGCAAGGAGGGCGCGTCGTTTTATCCCGAGGATCTGTCCTTAAACGGCGAAAACTTTCTGTTTGCATGGAAAAACATCTCTACCCTGACTTCCCTGCAGCGCGAGGTTATGAAGCTGTACAGTGCACAGATGGCCTACAGCAGCTGTGCTTTCCAAAGCGGCAGCCAGTACACCTACACCGACAGCAGTGGTGCAGGTTACCTGCTGACTCAGCAGGATGTAAGCCTGATTCTACAGGAAATTACCAACCGAAGCGATAAGCTGAACGCCCTGTTTCGCGGCTTAGACCGAAAGACCTTCCTCAGCCGTCTGCAGACTTTTCCAACCATGAGTCTGAAACAGTTTTACACCCAGCCGCTGTGTCCCCTGACCCGAAAAGATGGAAAAGTCGTGCAGGACACGTCCAATCCGGTTTCCCTGAAATCCATCAACAGCGACGTCGGGAACTTTCTGGAGTACGAATTTCAGTACCGCAAAGCGGTTTACAGCGAGAACACCCAAGTACCCGACTCCCTGCGCCCGAAGCTGGTCACCTGGCTGAAAGCACGCGGGCTGAACCCGGACAGCACCGCCTCCCTTGGCAGTGACCAGGAGTACAGTGCGGTCAGTGTTGTGGTCAATCACGTCATGCAGGCGCTGAGTTCCTCCTGTCAATATACCCTGTCACCGGGTGCACCGCCCGCGGGAATGGACTTTGTCGATTATTTTCTCAATCAAAACCATTATGGGTACTGCGTGCATTTCGCTTCTGCAGCAGTTCTGCTGCTGCGCACACTCGGCATTCCCGCGCGCTATGCAGAAGGATACTACATTTCCGGCAGCCAGCTCAACGGTCGCGGCGAAACCATTGACGTCACCGACAATCAGGCGCACGCCTGGGTGGAAGTGTACTCGCCGGGGCGCGGTTGGATTCCGTTTGAGGCAACGCCGGGTTTCACCACGCTTTCTACGCAGGACAATCTCGCGTCTTACGCGACACCCTCCCACAGCGCGCAGGCTTCTACCGCAAGTTCTTCGCAGGCAAGTTCCTCTGCTGCCAGTTCTCAGAATTCCTCAGAAAGCACCGCCGTATCCCACCAGTCTGCTGCCGCTGTGTCCGGCGCAACGACAGAATCCCCTGCTGACAGCAGCGATACCGACTTGCTTTTCCCACTGGTGTGCATGGCCGCGCTGCTTGCGGCAGTTCTGCTGCTGCGGCACGCATGGAACCTGACCCGCCGCCGAAAAGCCTTTTCGCAAATGGATACCAAAGCTGCCGGAGCCGCTGTGTACGCCTATCTGCAAAGCCTTTCCGCATACGGCGTACCGGTTTCGGACGAAGCACACCGGCTCGGTGAAAAAGCCCTGTTCAGCCGAAGTGGGCTGACCCCTGCGGAGATGCAGCGTCTGCGCACGCTGGCTGACGATGCCGCACAGCAGGTGCTGGCAAAGCACGGTGTCTGGGGACGTTTCGCCCTGCGCTGGCTGGAAAACATAGTGCCGGCCGTCACAGGAAAAGGCAAGCACCCCCCTGCAAAGCCTTAA
- a CDS encoding TetR/AcrR family transcriptional regulator produces the protein MPKYAKQAFADSLKKMLAQKPLDHITVKDLVEDCGVSRQAFYYHFSDIYALVEWIFMEETSAALADHCSVDTWQQGYCCVLKRMRENKNLVLNSYRSLSRENLEAFMYRVLYQVIYPVVEEQAAGLRVEKKHKAFIARFYSLAIVAMGLDWVRTGMREEPEEIVEQVATLVKGDFRKALKRYAI, from the coding sequence ATGCCGAAATATGCAAAACAAGCCTTTGCGGATTCTCTGAAAAAAATGCTTGCCCAAAAGCCGCTTGACCATATCACGGTGAAGGACTTGGTAGAAGACTGTGGTGTGTCACGCCAGGCGTTTTACTATCATTTTTCGGATATTTACGCACTGGTGGAATGGATTTTTATGGAGGAAACGTCCGCTGCACTGGCAGACCATTGCAGCGTGGATACTTGGCAGCAAGGGTACTGCTGCGTGCTGAAGCGTATGCGGGAAAACAAAAACCTGGTGCTCAATTCTTACCGCTCCCTTAGCAGAGAGAATTTAGAAGCTTTCATGTACCGGGTGCTGTATCAGGTGATTTATCCGGTGGTGGAGGAGCAGGCGGCCGGGCTGCGTGTGGAAAAAAAGCATAAGGCGTTTATTGCGCGGTTTTACAGTCTTGCGATTGTTGCAATGGGGCTGGACTGGGTACGCACGGGTATGCGCGAGGAGCCGGAGGAAATTGTCGAGCAGGTGGCAACACTGGTCAAGGGCGACTTCCGCAAGGCGCTGAAACGCTATGCAATCTGA
- a CDS encoding oleate hydratase produces the protein MNIYKTMYRPQKPAGIASRKAYIVGGGLAGLAAAAFLVDDAGMLGENITILEKRATAGGSMDGMRNEFGYLCRGEREMEPYMECLWYLFSKIPSLQSKGRSVLDEIVDFNRDEPIHSECRVICNRGERYSKVHDYRFNSKDMAAMQRFLSLPESALEDKPISDFFDESFFNSSCWINFHSCLAFKHYHSALECQRYFQRFALEVRHEYLEGIIHTKYAEFDAMIRPLLAWLESHGVKTVYDCWAYDIEMDSACNTAEAILLRKNGKDSKIALSEKDLVLVTNGSMTTNSAFGDNKTVAPTNRSTDDLGAFTLWQNLAKKNEKFGHPEKFIGQIDKTKWVSFMPTIKGYPELVSRIEKMTGSKAGTGGAITILDSNWDMSFELHHNPFFLDQKPDEQVMWGYGCYGERAGNYIKKPMCDCTGEEIMTELLYHLNMLDIRDEVLAHSYISTCMMPYVTTQFMPRKATDRPKNVPDGCTNIGFLGQYVEVPEDVVFTVEMSVRTAMGAVYKLTGLEKDVLEVYPSRYDIRYIAERLKKFAGKTAAEKLTEADIPALSGLSAEQLRQMAVTVLNSYPPYYRMYLGRNQTVPLQVSVLHPEAPLSK, from the coding sequence ATGAATATTTACAAAACGATGTACCGGCCCCAAAAGCCGGCGGGCATTGCATCCCGAAAAGCGTATATCGTTGGCGGCGGGCTGGCAGGGCTGGCAGCGGCGGCTTTTCTGGTTGATGATGCTGGTATGCTGGGTGAAAACATCACCATTCTGGAAAAGCGTGCAACAGCCGGCGGCAGCATGGACGGTATGCGAAACGAATTCGGCTACCTGTGCCGCGGCGAGCGGGAGATGGAGCCGTACATGGAATGCCTGTGGTATCTCTTCAGCAAAATCCCCTCCCTGCAGAGCAAGGGGCGTTCCGTGCTTGACGAAATTGTGGACTTTAACCGCGACGAACCCATCCACTCCGAATGCCGTGTCATCTGCAACCGCGGCGAGCGCTACAGCAAAGTACACGACTACCGCTTCAATTCCAAGGACATGGCGGCCATGCAGCGTTTTCTCAGCCTGCCAGAGTCAGCGCTGGAGGATAAGCCGATTTCTGATTTCTTCGATGAGTCCTTTTTCAACAGCAGCTGCTGGATTAATTTTCACAGCTGCCTTGCTTTCAAACACTACCACAGCGCACTGGAGTGCCAGCGGTACTTTCAGCGGTTTGCGCTGGAGGTTCGCCACGAATATCTGGAGGGCATTATCCACACGAAATACGCCGAGTTTGACGCAATGATCCGCCCGCTGCTCGCTTGGCTCGAAAGTCACGGTGTCAAGACCGTTTATGACTGCTGGGCTTATGATATCGAAATGGACAGCGCCTGCAACACCGCAGAAGCAATCCTGCTGCGCAAAAACGGTAAGGACAGCAAAATTGCGCTTAGTGAAAAGGACCTGGTACTGGTCACCAACGGTTCCATGACCACCAACAGTGCGTTCGGCGACAACAAGACCGTGGCTCCCACCAACCGCAGCACAGATGACCTCGGTGCATTTACCCTCTGGCAGAACCTTGCCAAAAAGAATGAGAAATTCGGGCATCCCGAAAAATTCATCGGACAAATTGATAAAACCAAGTGGGTTTCCTTCATGCCAACCATCAAGGGCTACCCGGAGCTGGTCAGCAGAATTGAAAAAATGACCGGCAGCAAAGCCGGCACCGGCGGTGCCATTACCATTCTGGATTCCAACTGGGATATGTCCTTTGAGCTGCACCACAATCCGTTTTTCCTGGATCAGAAACCCGATGAGCAGGTCATGTGGGGGTACGGCTGCTATGGAGAGCGCGCGGGCAACTACATAAAAAAGCCGATGTGTGACTGCACTGGCGAGGAAATCATGACCGAGCTGCTGTACCACCTCAATATGCTGGACATTCGGGACGAAGTGCTTGCGCACTCCTATATTTCCACCTGCATGATGCCCTACGTCACCACACAGTTTATGCCGCGCAAAGCCACTGACCGGCCGAAAAACGTGCCGGACGGCTGCACCAACATCGGTTTTCTGGGGCAGTATGTGGAGGTGCCGGAAGATGTGGTCTTTACCGTGGAAATGTCTGTGCGCACCGCTATGGGCGCCGTCTACAAGCTGACCGGTCTGGAAAAGGATGTTCTGGAAGTTTACCCTTCGCGCTACGACATCCGCTACATCGCTGAACGCCTGAAAAAATTTGCCGGAAAGACCGCCGCCGAAAAGCTTACGGAAGCGGACATTCCCGCACTCAGCGGGCTGAGCGCCGAGCAGCTCCGGCAGATGGCCGTCACCGTACTGAATTCTTACCCGCCGTACTACCGGATGTACCTTGGCCGCAACCAGACGGTTCCGCTGCAGGTTTCCGTGCTGCATCCGGAGGCGCCCCTCAGCAAGTAG
- a CDS encoding metal-dependent transcriptional regulator — protein MQIHESAEDYLESILMLKEKQGVVRSIDIVNKTGYSKPSISVAMKHLRENGYITMDKEGFISLTASGMAIASEIYTRHRVLTKLLVSLGVDEKTAAEDACRVEHDLSEVSFEKIKEHAKLHLSQTSEESGTH, from the coding sequence ATGCAAATTCATGAATCAGCAGAAGACTATCTGGAATCCATCCTCATGCTCAAAGAAAAGCAGGGGGTGGTGCGTTCCATCGACATTGTAAACAAAACAGGCTACTCCAAGCCCAGCATCAGCGTCGCGATGAAGCATCTGCGTGAAAATGGCTATATCACCATGGACAAAGAAGGGTTCATTTCCTTGACCGCCAGTGGCATGGCCATCGCCAGCGAAATTTACACGCGGCATCGCGTGCTGACCAAACTGCTCGTCAGCCTCGGCGTTGACGAAAAAACCGCTGCGGAGGATGCCTGCCGAGTGGAACATGACCTGAGTGAAGTTTCTTTCGAGAAAATCAAAGAACACGCCAAACTGCATCTTTCACAAACTTCTGAAGAAAGCGGCACGCATTGA
- a CDS encoding DUF4982 domain-containing protein yields the protein MKQLFNDNWYFHKEPLETPMEVFFQVTDWQPVDIPHDWMIYNSENLYEEAVSCYKKTFRTEELGTDRLSLLFEGVYRDTTVFLNGEKIFQWKCGYSRFEVDLTGKVHAGENTVWVRNVYRCPNSRWYPGSGIYRNVWLVRRPAVHFTTGGLYLSTAAQDKTHWTLFADCEVYSHLPAAAKVSVRHTVLDPSGKEVCTQISAFSAAPGLNTDKQQMAFSSPLLWDVETPNLYRLRTELLLDGAPADTEEQNFGFRTTRFDPDKGLFLNGRSLKINGSCEHQTLGALGAAMNKTALRRQLQTLKEMGVNSIRSAHNMPSEDMLDLCDEMGLLLYSESFDMWESCKTQYDYGNDFAAWWQKDITSWVRQDRSHPCVFIWNIGNEIGDTHHPRGLEITVMLRDAVRKLDYRKNAAIAIASNLMEWEGAQNCADAVDLAGYNYLDSLYQKHHQEHPDWCIFGSETSSTVQSRGIYHFPLSKRLLTYDDMQCSTLGNCTTNWGAKNTDHTIAVHRDCAFCFGQYIWSGWDYIGEPTPYFSKNSFFGQIDTAGFPKDTYYHYQAEWTDCKTHPMVHLLPYWDFNEGQMIDVRIYSNAPRVELFWNGVSQGAQNIDHTHGTELEGNWRLPYHKGTLKAIAYDKDGNPIAEDVQSSFGDPVRVALQANKPQLAADGTDLLFVEINTLDENGTFVANSRSRIHVTVSGAGRLIGLDNGDSTDYESYKGTSRRLFSGRLLAIIAAKMEPGEIRITAASPSLEPAMLTVPAVPAPVPSGISCLLENTPSPIKEDIPVRKIELLNLGVSHLDAAHPQTTVTAKILPENATYREISFRARTLDGVDSNSVKIEARGTTAVLTAAGDGAFRLCAACCNDKDHPEIISELEFDVSGLGQATFDAYKLVSGINNAACSSEAKLSFQGGVYITSNQRTSVVFENIDFGEYGSDEIHIPIFSFEDSLPVEVWLGSPDAGGERLLRAQYQAKSWYNHYQENVFSLSRRIKGVQTISIVVEPTIKMSLQGFYFTKLEKAFGKVDALENNRITGDQFQLGDDAVTEIGNNVTLEFEHMDFGEDGCASVTICGHSPIAQNIIHVRFYGEDGTEVKEIAEFSYSDEYEERTFPIHGFKGQGKVNFIFMPGSRFDFRWFRFNR from the coding sequence ATGAAACAACTTTTTAATGACAACTGGTACTTTCACAAGGAACCGCTGGAAACACCGATGGAAGTTTTCTTTCAAGTCACAGACTGGCAGCCCGTTGATATACCGCACGACTGGATGATTTACAACAGTGAAAATCTGTACGAAGAGGCGGTCAGCTGCTACAAAAAGACCTTTCGCACGGAGGAACTGGGAACCGACCGGCTTTCCCTGCTTTTTGAGGGTGTCTACCGCGACACCACCGTCTTTCTCAACGGCGAGAAGATTTTTCAGTGGAAATGCGGTTACTCCCGATTTGAAGTGGACCTGACCGGCAAAGTCCACGCAGGCGAAAACACCGTCTGGGTGCGCAATGTCTACCGCTGCCCCAACAGCCGCTGGTACCCCGGCTCCGGCATTTACCGGAATGTCTGGCTGGTGCGCCGGCCGGCTGTGCACTTTACAACCGGCGGTTTGTACCTTTCCACTGCCGCACAGGATAAAACACACTGGACACTGTTTGCCGACTGCGAAGTGTACAGCCACCTGCCCGCGGCTGCCAAAGTTTCTGTGCGCCACACGGTGCTTGATCCGTCGGGAAAGGAAGTTTGCACACAGATCTCCGCTTTTTCCGCCGCACCGGGACTAAACACAGACAAACAGCAGATGGCATTTTCTTCGCCCCTGCTCTGGGACGTGGAGACACCAAACCTGTACCGCCTGCGCACCGAACTGCTGCTGGACGGCGCACCGGCAGACACAGAAGAGCAGAACTTCGGCTTCCGCACCACCCGCTTTGACCCGGACAAAGGGCTGTTTCTGAACGGCCGCAGTCTGAAAATCAACGGCTCCTGCGAGCACCAGACCCTCGGCGCGTTGGGCGCCGCCATGAATAAAACCGCCCTGCGCCGGCAGTTGCAGACCCTCAAGGAGATGGGCGTCAATTCCATTCGCAGCGCGCACAATATGCCCTCCGAAGATATGCTGGATTTGTGTGACGAAATGGGTCTGCTGCTTTACTCCGAAAGCTTCGATATGTGGGAATCCTGTAAAACGCAGTATGACTACGGCAACGACTTCGCCGCGTGGTGGCAGAAAGACATCACCAGTTGGGTGCGGCAGGACCGCAGCCATCCTTGCGTTTTCATCTGGAACATCGGCAACGAAATCGGCGACACGCACCACCCGCGCGGGCTGGAAATCACCGTGATGCTCCGTGACGCGGTACGCAAACTCGATTACCGCAAAAATGCAGCCATCGCCATTGCCTCCAACCTCATGGAGTGGGAGGGTGCGCAGAACTGCGCCGACGCTGTTGACCTTGCCGGCTACAATTATCTGGACAGCCTGTATCAGAAGCACCATCAGGAACATCCGGACTGGTGCATTTTCGGCAGTGAAACTTCCTCCACGGTACAGAGCCGCGGCATTTACCACTTTCCGCTGAGCAAGCGGCTGCTGACCTATGACGATATGCAGTGCTCCACGCTGGGAAACTGTACCACCAACTGGGGCGCTAAGAACACCGACCACACCATTGCCGTACACCGTGATTGTGCCTTCTGCTTTGGGCAGTATATCTGGTCCGGCTGGGATTACATCGGCGAACCGACGCCGTACTTCAGCAAAAACTCGTTCTTTGGGCAGATTGACACCGCCGGTTTTCCCAAAGACACCTACTATCACTACCAAGCGGAATGGACTGACTGCAAAACACACCCGATGGTGCACCTGCTGCCCTACTGGGACTTTAACGAGGGGCAGATGATTGATGTGCGCATTTACTCCAATGCGCCAAGGGTAGAACTATTCTGGAACGGTGTGTCACAGGGTGCGCAGAACATTGACCACACGCACGGCACGGAGTTGGAAGGAAACTGGCGCCTGCCTTACCACAAGGGCACGCTGAAAGCCATCGCCTACGATAAGGACGGCAATCCCATTGCAGAGGATGTGCAGTCCTCCTTCGGCGATCCGGTGCGCGTGGCGCTGCAGGCAAACAAACCGCAGCTTGCGGCAGACGGCACCGACCTGTTGTTTGTGGAAATCAACACATTGGACGAAAACGGAACGTTCGTTGCAAACAGCCGCAGCCGCATCCATGTGACTGTCAGCGGCGCGGGGCGTCTGATTGGTCTGGACAACGGCGACAGCACCGATTATGAGTCCTACAAGGGCACCAGCCGCCGGCTGTTTAGCGGCCGCCTTCTGGCAATCATTGCCGCGAAAATGGAGCCGGGCGAAATCCGCATCACCGCCGCCTCCCCTTCACTGGAGCCCGCCATGCTCACCGTGCCGGCGGTTCCGGCGCCAGTGCCGTCCGGCATTTCCTGTCTGCTGGAAAACACGCCTTCTCCGATAAAGGAAGACATTCCGGTGCGCAAGATTGAACTCCTAAACCTCGGTGTCAGCCATCTGGACGCAGCGCATCCGCAGACCACTGTCACCGCAAAAATTTTGCCCGAAAACGCCACGTACCGTGAAATTTCATTCCGTGCCCGCACACTGGACGGTGTGGACAGCAACAGCGTCAAAATTGAAGCAAGGGGAACCACCGCTGTGCTGACCGCCGCCGGGGACGGCGCGTTTCGTTTGTGCGCTGCCTGCTGCAATGACAAAGACCATCCTGAAATCATTTCTGAATTGGAGTTTGACGTTTCCGGTTTGGGGCAAGCCACCTTTGATGCTTACAAACTGGTCAGCGGCATCAACAATGCCGCCTGCTCCAGCGAGGCGAAGCTAAGCTTTCAAGGCGGCGTTTACATCACTTCCAACCAGCGCACCAGTGTTGTCTTTGAAAATATCGACTTCGGCGAATACGGCTCAGATGAAATCCACATTCCCATCTTCTCCTTTGAAGACAGCCTGCCTGTGGAAGTGTGGCTGGGCAGCCCAGACGCAGGCGGCGAGCGTCTGCTGCGCGCACAGTATCAGGCAAAGAGTTGGTACAACCACTACCAGGAAAATGTTTTCTCTCTGTCGCGGCGCATCAAGGGTGTGCAGACGATTTCCATTGTTGTGGAACCCACTATTAAAATGTCCCTGCAGGGCTTCTACTTTACCAAGCTGGAAAAAGCCTTTGGCAAAGTGGATGCCCTAGAAAACAACCGCATCACCGGTGACCAGTTTCAGCTGGGCGATGACGCGGTCACAGAAATCGGCAACAATGTAACGCTGGAGTTTGAGCACATGGACTTTGGGGAGGACGGGTGCGCTTCTGTCACCATCTGCGGTCACTCGCCCATCGCGCAAAATATCATCCACGTGCGGTTTTACGGCGAAGACGGTACCGAAGTCAAAGAGATCGCCGAATTTTCCTACAGTGACGAGTATGAGGAGCGCACCTTCCCCATCCACGGTTTCAAAGGGCAGGGAAAAGTGAACTTTATTTTCATGCCCGGCAGCCGATTTGACTTCCGGTGGTTCCGATTCAACCGCTGA
- a CDS encoding RidA family protein yields the protein MNQVISAKNAPAALGPYSHAVQAGGTLYLSGQLGLDPVSGALPQGVEAQARQSLENIGAVLSAAGMTYADVVKTTVFLADMQDFAAINAIYAEYFKDVCPARSCVQAAALPKGALFEMEAIAVK from the coding sequence ATGAATCAGGTGATTTCTGCAAAAAACGCGCCCGCGGCGTTGGGACCGTACTCACACGCGGTTCAGGCTGGCGGTACGCTGTACCTTTCCGGTCAGCTTGGTCTTGATCCGGTCAGCGGCGCCCTGCCGCAGGGGGTAGAGGCACAGGCCAGACAGTCGCTGGAAAACATCGGTGCGGTGCTTTCCGCTGCCGGCATGACCTATGCGGATGTCGTAAAGACCACCGTGTTTTTGGCGGATATGCAGGACTTCGCGGCAATCAATGCGATTTATGCGGAGTACTTCAAGGATGTTTGCCCGGCACGTTCCTGCGTGCAGGCGGCGGCACTGCCGAAAGGCGCTTTATTTGAGATGGAAGCTATCGCGGTGAAATAA